The sequence ACACGGAGTCGCGGAACAGCCGGAGCGGGATGAGGGGTTCGGCGGCGAGGTGCTCGGCGACGAGGAAGAGCACGGTGGTGACGAGGGCGCCGGCGCCGAGGAGGAGGACGGGCCGGGAGTCCCAGGCGTACTCGGTGCCGCCCCAGGTGGTGAGCAGCACCAGGCAGGTGGAGGCGGCGGCGAGCAGGATCGCGCCGGGCACGTCGAGCCGGGCCCGCACGGGCGGCCGGGGCAGTTTCAGCACGACGGTGACGACGGCGAAGGTGACCAGTCCGAAGGGGACGTTGACGTAGAAGCACCAGCGCCAGGAGAGGTGGTCGGTGAAGTAGCCGCCGAGCAGCGGGCCGGCGACGGAGGCGAGGCCGAAGGCGGCGCCGATCAGGCCCATGTACCGGCCGCGTTCCCGGGGCGGCACGATGTCGGCGATGATGGCCTGCACGCCGATCATCAGGCCGCCCGCGCCGACGCCCTGGAGCGCGCGGTAGAGGACGAGCTGGTCCATGCTGCCGGCCCGGCCGGCGAGCGCGGAGCCGACGACGAAGACGGCGATGGCGAACTGGAAGACGCCCTTGCGGCCGACGAGGTCGCCGAGCTTGCCGTACAGCGGCAGGCCGATGGTGGAGGTGAGCAGGTAGGCGGTGACGGCCCAGGACATCTTGTCCAGGCCGTGCAGTTCGCCGACGACCTTGGGCAGGGCGGTGGCGACGATCATCTGGTCCAGGGCGGCCAGCAGCAGCGCCAGCATCAGCCCGGAGAACACCAGCCGGACCCGGCGGGGCGTCAGCGGCACGGCGGGCGCGGGGGACGGCGGCGCGGTCGCGGTCTCCTCGCCGGCCGCCGGTGCCACGGCCGGCTCCTGCTGCGCCAGTGTCGTCCGGCCCACGGACCGCTCCCCTCGTCACGCCTCACGCGTTTCCCGCGTGAGGCGACAACGGGGCCCGGTTGCCCGGGGTTACGGCACCGTCCGGCCGGCGAGGGAGATCCACTCGAACCGGTGAAAGAGTCAACCGCAGGTCAACGTCCTTGTACCGTCGGGCAGTTGGTCTACTTCTCGACCTCGGCGGCGAGGTTGGCGAGCAGGGCGTCGTAGATCCGGCCGAGGCCCTTGGGAGCGAAGGTGCGCTCGAAGAAGCCGCCGATGCCGCCGGCGCCCTGCCAGGTGGTGGTGACGACCACGCGGGAGCGGCCCTCGCCGGCCGGGGTGACGCGCCAGGTGGTGACCATGGAGGAGTTGCGGTCCTTCTCGACCAGCTCGCCGTCGGTGGGCTCGCTCACCTCGAGCAGGCAGTCGCGCACCCGCTTGCTGGTGGCCTGGAGCTTCCAGTGGACGAGGGTGCCCTCGCCGTCACCGCCCTCGCGCACCTCGTACTCGCTGAACTGCTCGGGCAGCAGCCGCTGCCGGGTGCCGCGGTAGTCGGCGAGCGCGTCGAACACCTTCTCCGCGTCCGCCGCGACGACCCGCTCCGTAGTGGCTTCGACCTGCGCCATTGCGTTCCTCCAGGACCTGTCTTCCAAGGACTGGGGCAAGCCAACCACCCCGGCGCCCGGCCCCCCAAATCGGGGTCCGGATCGGGGTCCGCACGATCATGGGAACAGATGTTCTATTCTGTGGCCAGTGCTACCGAGGAGGCGTCATGCGCTGGGACAACCTCACCGACGACAGCGACCACGGCCGGGCCGCCGATGCCGCGCTGTTCGGCGCGGACGCCGTCACGACCCGTACGTTCGACGCGCCCGGGTTCCGCGGGATCACCTTCCACGAGGTGCGGGCGCGCTCGGTGCTCAACCGGGTGCCGGGTGCCTCGCGCATGCCGTTCGAGTGGACGGTCAATCCCTACCGGGGCTGCTCGCACGCGTGCGTGTACTGCTTCGCCCGCGCCACCCACGGCTATCTGGACCTGGACACGGGCATCGGCTTCGACACCCAGATCGTGGTCAAGGTCAACGCCCCGGAGGTGCTGCGCCGCCAGCTCGGCTCGGCCCGCTGGCGGGGCGAGCACGTGGCGATGGGCACGAACGTCGACTGCTACCAGCGCGCCGAGGGCCGCTACCGGCTGATGCCGGGCATCATCTCCGCGCTCACCGACCACGCGAACCCGTTCTCGATCCTCACCAAGGGCACCCTGATCCTGCGCGACCTGCCGCTGCTGGTCCGCGCGGCGGAGGTGACGGACGTGGGCGTCTCGGTCTCCGTCGGCTTCCTGGACGGCGAGCTGTGGCGCACGGTGGAGCCCGGCACGCCCGCGCCCGAGCGCCGGCTGGAGGTCGTGCGCGCCTTCGCGGAGCACGGCATCGGCTGCGGGGTGCTGATGGCGCCGGTGATCCCGTTCCTGAGCGACGACCCGGAGCGGCTGCGGGAGACCGTGCGGGCGATCGCGGCGGCCGGGGCCGTCTCCGTCACCCCGCTGGTGCTGCATCTGCGCCCGGGAGCGCGGGAGTGGTTCACGGCCTGGCTCGGGCGCCACCACCCGCACCTGGTGCCGCGGTACGAGCGGCTGTACGCGGAGGGCGCCTACGCGCCGAGGTGGTACCAGCGCCGGATCACCCGTCAGGTGCACGAGCTGGCCGAGGAGTACGGCATCGGGCCGGCGCGCTCCGGGCAGTCCCGCCGGATCCGCCCGGCCGTACCGGCGCCGGCCCCCGCCCCGGCGGATCCGGTCCAGCTCAGCCTGATGTGAGGCCGGAGGCGAAACCTGCGGCGAGGCTCGCGGCGAGGCCGGTCGCGACGCCCGAGGGGCGGTCCGGGACGAGCGGGCTCCGGGCGGTTGGGGGCATCCCGCGGCCCGATCGGGTCAAGTATCGCGAAGACGGGTTCTCCGGGACGCCGGCTCCGGGACGATCCGGGCGGAACCGTGCCCCGCGGTTCCCCGCGTCCCCGGAGGACCCGTATGAGAACACGCGCAGCCGCGCTGGGCGCGGCCGTCGCCGTGGTGGCGGGCTCGCTCACCGCCGTTCCCGCCGGAGCGGCCGCCGCCCCGGCGCCCGTCTGGACGAAGTGCGCCACCCGCGACTCCCCCACGCTCCAGTGCGCCTCGGTGCGGGTGCCGCTGGACCACGTCGACCCGGCGGGCCGGCAGATCACGCTCGCCCTGTCCCGCGTCCCGCACACCGCTCGGGCCTTCGAGGGCCCGCTGCTGGTCAATCCCGGCGGCCCCGGCGGCAGCGGCCTGGAGCTGGCCGGGTTCGTCGCCTCGGCGCTGCCGGAGAGCGTGGCGGCCCGCTACGACGTCATCGGCTTCGACCCGCGCGGGGTCGGCCGCAGCACGCCCGCCCTGACCTGCGCGCCCGGCCACTTCACGGCCCCGCGCCCGGACTCCGTCCCGGCCACCTTCGCGCTGGAGCGGGCGAACCTGGACCGCGCGCGCTCGTTCGCCGCGGCCTGCGGCCGCCGGTACGCCGACGTCCTGCCGTACATGGACACCGTCAGCGCGGCCCGGGACCTGGACACCGTCCGCCGCGCCCTCGGCGCGCCGAGGGTCAGCTACTTCGGTTACTCCTACGGCACCTATCTGGGCGCGGTGTACGCGAAGCTGTTCCCCGGGCGGGTGCACCGGCTGGTGCTGGACTCGATCGTCGACCCGTCGGGTGTCTGGTACGCGGACAACCTCGCCCAGGACCACGCCTTCGACGACCGCCACCGTGCCCTGATGGCCTGGATCGCCCGGCACGACGCGGTCTACGGCCTCGGCACGGACCCCGCGCGGATCGAGGACCGCTGGTACGCGATGCGGGCTGCGCTGGCCGCCGAGCCCGCCGGAGGCCGCATCGGCGCGGCGGAACTGGAGGACACCTTCACGCCCGGCGGCTACTACGACGGCTACTGGCCCCGCCTCGCCGAGGCGTTCGCGGCCTACGTCCGCCGAGGGGACACCGGGCCGCTGCGGGCGGCGTACGAAAGGCTCGCCGCCGTGGACGCCGGCGGTGACAACGGCTACAGCGTCTACACGGCGGTGCAGTGCCGTGACGCGCCGTGGCCGCGCGACTGGAACCGGTGGCGGGCGGACACCTGGGCGGCGCACGCCAAGGCGCCCCTGATGGCCTGGAACAACACCTGGTACAACGCGCCGTGCGCGTTCTGGCCGACGGCCCCGCTGCGGCCGGTGGACATCGCTGCGGACGCGCTGCCGCCGGCGCTGCTCTTCCAGGCCACCGGCGACGCGGCCACCCCGTACGCCGGCGGCGTCGCGGTCCACCGGCTGCTGGCCCGCTCCAGCCTGGTGGTCGAGCAGGGCGGCGGCAACCACGGTGTCACGCTGAGCGGCAACGCGTGTCTGGACCGGTATCTGAGCGCGTATCTGACCGACGGCACGGTGCCGCGCGGTACCGGACCGGCCGACGCGGTCTGCGCGAGGACGCCGGAGCCCGAGCCCCTGTCGGCGAAGGCGGCGACGGCCTCGCGCGGCTCGGTCCTGCACGGCCTGCTGGGTCCTCGGCGGTGGCGCGGGGCGGCCGTCCCGTAATTCCTCCCGGCCGCCCCGCGTCCGCCCCTAGGGTTCCGTCATGGACGAACAGCGCCCGCACATCCGCCCGATGACCCTCGCCGACTGCGACCGCGTCTCGGAGATCCGCGTCCGGGGCTGGCAGCACGCCTACCGGGGACTGGTGCCGCAGCCGCACCTGGACCGGCTCGGCGTCGCGGCGGACGCCGCGCGGCGGCGGGAGCGGTTCGCGCGCGGCGACGGCACGGTGGTGAACCTGGTCGCCGAGCGGGACGGCCGGGTGCTCGGCTGGGCCGCGCTCGGGCCGTACCGGGACGGGGAGGCGTACACGGCGGACGCCGAGCTGTACGCGATCTACGTCGATCCGGAGCACCTCGGCGGCGGGATCGGGCGGGCGCTGCTGGCCGCGGCGGTGAAGCGGTGCCCGGCCGGCGCGCGTCTGCTGCTGTGGGTGCTGAAGGACAACGCGCCCGCGCGCCGCTTCTACGAACGCGCCGGGTTCCGGGCCGACGGCGCCCAGGAGTTCTTCGAGGCGGACGGCGTGCCCGTGCCCGAGGTGCGGTACGTGCGCGCCCCGGCCGGCTGACGGGACCTCAGGTGGGCTGCTGCTGCGGGAGCCGGGCCAGCGCGCGCACCGCCGCCTCCGCGAGCGCGGGGTGGGCCAGTGCCTCGTTCAGCACCCGCCGGGCGCGGTCGTCGCCGAGCGCGCCCAGGCCCTCCACGCAGGCGAGGGCGACCCGGCGGTAGGGGTCGTGCGGGCGCAGCCGCCGCTCCAGGGTGGTGATCAGCGCGGGTACGGACTCCGGGGCGCGCAGGGCGGTCAGGAGCCGCACCGGGTACAGGGCGTAGGCGACGCGCAGTTCGTTGGTGGCGAGGGCGGCGGCGGCCCGGGCGGTGCGGGGGTCGCCGAGGCGCGCGAGGGCGTGCGCGGCGGAGGCGCAACGCGGCGGGTCGCGGTGGTTGAGCAGCAGCACCAGGGCCTCGAAAGCCCGCCGGTCGCCCGCGCGGCCGAGGCGGAACGCGGCCAGTTCCCTGGCCCACAGCGGCTGTCCCGGCGCGGTGAGCACCTCGGCGAGTCCGTCGCGGTCTTCGGTGGCGAGCAGGCGGTCGAACGCGGCCGAGCCGCCCGACTCCTGCCGTAAGCGTTCCGTGAGCGAGCGCACCTCTTCGTCCACGGGGTCCAGCGTAGGCGGGTCGCGGCGGACAAGGGAGGTTCCTCACACGGAAGGATTGCTTCGAGGGGCTGGCGCGCTCGTTACCCGCCGGTTAAGCTCATTCGAGCGAGTACCCCTCGCACTCCGCTGGCGACGGTCTGGTGACGCGGCCGTCGCGAGCGAGCATCTGTCGGTTCGGTACGCCGTATGTACCGCAGGTACGACCCGGCTTCGGGACAGAGCCGGTCGGATCCCCCGCCGTGTCCGGGCGTGTGCGCGCCCGTGGGCCCGGCGGCGCTCACCGGGCGTGTGCGCTCGCAGCCCGGCAACACCCGCATCTCTCCGCTCCGTGGTGCGCCCTTCGGGGCGCACCCGGCGCGTTCCTCGTCGTCACTCTCATTCCTGGAGTCCCGCGATGGCCGCTCCCCTGTCCGACACCCCTCTGTCCCCCTCCTCCCCGCTGAAGAAGGTCGCCGTCGTCGGTCTCGGCACCATGGGCACCGGTATCGCCGAGGTCCTGGCGAAGGCCGGCCGCGAGGTGATCGGCATCGACGTCGCCGAGGACCGCGCCGCCCGGGCGCTCGCCGCTCTGGAGGCCGCCACCGCCCGCGCCGTGGAGCGCGGCCGGCTCACCGGGACGGAGCGCGCCGAGGCGCTGGCCCGGGTGCGCACCGCCACCGACCTCGGCGCGGCGGCCGACGCGGACCTCGTCATCGAGGTGGTCCCGGAGTCGTACGAGATCAAGCAGCGGGTCCTGTGCGAGCTGGACGGCATCGTCCGCCCGGACACCATCCTCGCGACCGGCACCAACGCGCTGTCGGTGACCCGGCTCGCGGCCGGCTCGGCCCGCCCCGAGCGCGTGCTCGGCCTGCACTTCTTCAACCCGGCGCCGGCCATGAAGCTGGTCGAGGTCGTCTCCTCGGTGCTCACCGGGCCCGAGGCCGTCGCCGCCGTCACCGACCTCGCGATCGAGCTGGGCAAGGAGCCGGTCGCGGTCGGCGACCGGCCCGGATTCGTCGCGGACGGGCTGCTGTTCGGCTATCTGAACCAGGCGGCGGCGATGTACGAGGCGAAGTACGCCTCCCGCGAGGACATCGACGCGGCCATGCGGCTCGGCTGCGGTCTGCCGATGGGCCCGCTCGCCCTGCTGGACCTGATCGGCGTGGACACCGCGCGGACGGTCCTGGACGCCATGTACGCCGAGTCCCGGGACCGGCTGCACGCGCCCGCGCCGATCCTCAAGCAGCTCAGCGAGGCGGGCCTGACCGGCCGCAAGGCCGGGCGCGGCTTCTACACCTATGCCGCGCCGGGCAGCGCGACGGTCGTGCCGGACGCGCTCACACCGGCGGCCGGGGACGCCCGGGCCGCGGGCCGGCCGGTGCGCTCCGTCGGCGTCGCCGGCTCGGGCACCATGGCCTCCGGCATCGCCGAGGTCTTCGCCAAGGCCGGTTACGACGTGGTCCTCGCCGCCCGCGGCGAGGAGAAGGCGCGGGCGGCCAAGGCCCGCATCGGCACGTCCCTGGCCCGCTCCGTCGCCAAGGGCCGGCTGACCGCCGAGGCCGCCGCCGAGACCCTTGAGCGGATCGTCCCGGCGGGCTCCTACGACGCCTTCGCCGAGGTGGACCTGGCGGTGGAGGCGGTCGCGGAGGACCTGGACGTCAAGCGGCAGCTGTTCGCGGCGCTGGACAAGGTGTGCAAGCCGGGCGCGGTCCTGGCCACCACCACCTCCTCGCTGCCCGTGGTCGCCTGTGCCCGCGCCACCTCGCGCCCCGAGGACGTGATCGGCATGCACTTCTTCAACCCGGCGCCGGCCATGAAGCTGGTCGAGGTGGTCCGCACGGTGCTGACGGCCGACGACGTGCACGCGACGGTGCGCGAGGTCTGCGGGCGGATCAGGAAGCACGCGGTGGACTGCGGCGACCGGGCGGGGTTCATCGTCAACGCGCTGCTCTTCCCGTATCTCAACAACGCGGTCAAGATGGTGCAGGACCACTACGCCACGCTGGACGACATCGACGCGGCGATGAAGCTGGGCGGCGGCTACCCGATGGGCCCGTTCGAACTGCTGGACGTGGTGGGCCTGGACGTCTCGCTGGCCATCGAGAAGGTGCTGCACCGCGAGTTCCGCGACCCCGGCCTCGCCCCGGCGCCGCTGCTGGAGCATCTGGTGGCCGCGGGCTGCCTCGGCCGCAAGACCGGCCGCGGCTTCCGCGAGTATGCCCGCCGCTGACGGCGCCGGCGACTGGTTCCGGACGGAACCGGACTGGGGCGGACTGCTCGACCCGGCCGCCGCTCCCCCGCCCCGGGCGGGCGGGGGGCACCGCGGACCTGCGCATCGACCGGTGCGCATGCAGTACGTTCGGGTCATGTCCCAGCCCGCCAAGTCCTCACGTACACCAGCTACGCCCGACGCGCCGGAAAGTGCCGCAGGCAGTCGCGCCGCCGCCCAGCGGCTCAAAATGCGCCGGGAACTGGCGGCCGCGGCGATGGAGCTGTTCGCGACCAAGGGGTACGAGGCCACCACCGTCGACGAGATCGCCGCCGCCGCCGGGGTCGCCCGGCGCACCTTCTTCCGCCACTTCCGCTCCAAGGAGGAGGCGATCTTCCCGGACCACGACGACACGCTGGTCCGCGCTGAGGCGGTGCTCAACGCCGCGCCGGCGCACGAGCACCCGCTCGACACCGTGTGCCGCGGCATCAAAGAGGTCATGAAGATGTACGCGGCCGCGCCGGAGATCTCGGTGGCCCGCTACAAGCTGACGCGCGAGGTGCCCACCCTGCGCGAGGCCGAGATCGCCTCCGTGGCCCGTTACGAGCGGCTGTTCACCCGCTACCTGCTCGGCCACTTCGACGAGCACGCGCACGCCGACGACGCCAACGACGACCCGCTGCTGGCCGAGGTCGCCGCCTCGGCCGTGGTCACCGCCCACAACCACGTCCTCAGACGGTGGCTGCGCGCGGGCGGCCAGGGGGACGTGGAGGCGCAGCTCGACCACGCCTTCGCGATCGTCCGCAAGACCTTCGGCACGGGCATCGGGGCCGGCCGCGAGAGCGCCCCGCGCACCCCGGCGGCCACCGCCGCCGCGCACGGCGAGGTGCTGGTGACGGTGGCCCGCACCGACGCCCCCCTCGACGAGGTGATGCGCACCATCGAACAGGCGCTGAAGGAACGGTCGTGAAGGAACGGCCGTAACCGGCCGGACCGCGACAGACGGGCAGTGAGTGGCACTGAGTGCCGCTCACTGCCCGTTTCGTTTGCCGAGCGTTGATCGATCATCGCTCATCTGTTACGTAAAGATTTCATCTGAGAGCAATTTCTGGCACTCAGTGCCTTGTCACCTGACACACCGTGTCATACGTTGAGGACGTCCGGGCGGCCGGAGAGCAGCGATCGCTCGCTCGCCGGCTGTCCCCGCGGGCCCCTGGCCCGCGCGCCCGGACGCCTGCGTCACAGGCACCCTCTCGCGCCACAAAGCGCTGCCGAAGCACCACCCCGCCGAACCGACGGCACCCCTCACCACCCTCAGCAGCACCGACGATCCCTCAGGCGCCCCTCCCTCAGGGCGCTCACCGCCGGAGGCAACACCGTGACCGTGAAGGACATCCTGGACGCGATCCAGTCGAAGGACGCCACGCCCGCCGACTTCGCCGCCCTGCCGCTCCCCGAGTCGTACCGCGCCATCACCGTCCACAAGGACGAGACGGAGATGTTCGCGGGCCTGGAGACCCGCGACAAGGACCCGCGCAAGTCGATCCACCTGGACGAGGTCCCGGTGCCCGAACTGGGCCCGGGCGAGGCCCTGGTGGCCGTCATGGCCTCCTCGGTGAACTACAACTCGGTGTGGACCTCGATCTTCGAGCCGCTGTCGACGTTCGGCTTCCTGGAGCGCTACGGCCGCACCAACGAGCTGGCCAAGCGGCACGACCTGCCCTACCACATCATCGGCTCCGACCTCGCGGGCGTCGTCCTGCGCACCGGACCGGGCGTCAACGCCTGGAAGCCCGGTGACGAGGTCGTCGCCCACTGCCTGTCCGTGGAGCTGGAGTCCTCCGACGGCCACAACGACACGATGCTCGACCCCGAGCAGCGGATCTGGGGCTTCGAGACCAACTTCGGCGGCCTGGCCGAGATCGCGCTGGTGAAGTCCAACCAGCTGATGCCCAAGCCGGCGCACCTGTCGTGGGAGGAGGCCGCTGCCCCCGGCCTGGTCAACTCCACCGCCTACCGGCAGCTGGTGTCCCGCAACGGCGCGGCGATGAAGCAGGGCGACAACGTCCTGATCTGGGGCGCGAGCGGCGGACTCGGGTCGTACGCCACACAGTTCGCGCTGGCCGGCGGCGCCAACCCCATCTGTGTGGTGTCCTCGCCGCAGAAGGCGGAGATCTGCCGGTCCATGGGCGCCGAGGCGATCATCGACCGCAACGCCGAGGGCTACAAGTTCTGGAAGGACGAGCGCACCCAGGACCCCAAGGAGTGGAAGCGCTTCGGCAAGCGCATCCGCGAACTCACCGGCGGCGAGGACATCGACATCGTCTTCGAGCACCCCGGCCGCGAGACCTTCGGCGCGAGCGTCTACGTCACCCGCAAGGGCGGCACCATCACCACCTGCGCCTCTACCTCGGGCTATCTGCACGAGTACGACAACCGCTACCTGTGGATGTCACTGAAGCGGATCATCGGCTCGCACTTCGCCAACTACCGCGAGGCCTGGGAGGCCAACCGCCTCATCGCCAAGGGCAAGATCCACCCGACCCTGTCCAAGGTGTACTCCTTGGAGGAAACCGGCCAGGCGGCCTACGACGTCCACCGCAACCTGCACCAGGGCAAGGTCGGCGTGCTGTGCCTGGCGCCCGGGGAGGGGCTCGGCGTCCGCGACGAGGAGACGCGCGCGCGGCACATCGACGCCATCAACCGCTTCCGGAACGTCTGAGAGCCGCAGATGACAGAGCGTCAGAAGGACCGTCCGTGGCTCATGCGGACGTACGCCGGCCACTCCACGGCCGAGGCGTCCAACGAGCTGTACCGGCGCAATCTCGCCAAGGGCCAGACCGGCCTGTCGGTGGCGTTCGACCTGCCGACCCAGACCGGTTACGACTCCGACCACATCCTCGCCCGCGGCGAGGTCGGCCGGGTGGGCGTGCCCGTCGCGCACCTGGGCGACATGCGCCGGCTGTTCCAGGACATCCCCCTGGAGCAGATGAACACCTCGATGACGATCAACGCCACCGCCATGTGGCTGCTGGCGCTCTACCAGGTCGTCGCCGAGGAGCAGGGCGCGGACATCACCAGGCTCCAGGGCACGACGCAGAACGACATCGTCAAGGAGTACCTGTCCCGGGGGACCCATGTGTTCCCGCCGGGGCCCTCGCTCCGGCTGACGACGGACATGATCGCGTACACGGTCTCCCACATCCCGAAGTGGAACCCGATCAACATCTGCAGCTACCACCTCCAGGAGGCGGGAGCCACGCCGGTGCAGGAGATCGCGTACGCGATGTCCACCGCGATCGCGGTCCTGGACGCCGTGCGCGACTCCGGCCAGGTGCCGCCGGAGCGGATGGGCGACGTGGTCGCGCGGCTGTCCTTCTTCGTGAACGCGGGCGTCCGCTTCGTCGAGGAGATGTGCAAGATGCGGGCGTTCGGCCGCATCTGGGACGAGATCACCCGTGAGCGGTACGGCATCCAGGACCCCAAGAAACGCCGCTTCCGCTACGGCGTCCAGGTCAACTCGCTCGGCCTGACCGAGGCGCAGCCGGAGAACAACGTCCAGCGGATCGTGCTGGAGATGCTCGCGGTGACCCTCTCGAAGGACGCCCGCGCGCGGGCCGTGCAGCTGCCCGCCTGGAACGAGGCCCTGGGCCTGCCCCGGCCCTGGGACCAGCAGTGGAGCCTGCGCATCCAGCAGGTGCTCGCCTACGAGAGCGATCTGCTGGAGTACGACGACATCTTCGAGGGCTCGAAGGTGATCGAGGCCAAGGTGGACGAGCTGGTCGCCGACGCCCGCGCGGAGATCGACCGGATCCAGGAGATGGGCGGCGCGCTGGCCGCCGTGGAGTCCGGCTATCTGAAGTCGCGGCTGGTCGCCTCGCACGCCGAGCGCCGGGCGCGGATCGAGTCCGGCGAGGAGAAGATCGTCGGCGTCAACATCTTCGAGGGCACCGAGCCGAACCCGCTCACGGCCGACCTGGACACCGCGATCCAGACGGTGGACCCGGCGGTCGAGGCCCGTGTCGTCGAGGCCCTGCGGAACTGGCGCGACACCCGCTACCAGCCGCCGTTCAACCACCCCCGGCCGTGCAAGGCGCTGGAGCGGCTGAAGGAGGCCGCCAAGGGCACCGACAACCTGATGGAGGCCACGCTGGAGTGCGCCCGCGCCGGAGTGACGACCGGCGAGTGGGCCGCCGCCCTGCGCGAGGTGTTCGGCGAGTACCGGGCGCCGACCGGGGTCTCCTCCGCGCCGGTCGCGGTCGCCGCCGAGGCCGGTTCGGCGCTCGCCGGGGTGCGCGACAAGGTGGCGGCCACCGCCCGCGAGCTGGGCGTCGGCAAGCTCCGCTTCCTGGTCGGCAAGCCCGGCCTGGACGGGCACTCCAACGGCGCCGAGCAGATCGCCGTGCGCGCCCGGGACGCCGGCTTCGAGGTGGTCTACCAGGGCATCCGGCTCACCCCGGAGCAGATCGTGGACGCGGCCCTCGCCGAGGACGTCCACGCGGTCGGCCTGTCGATCCTGTCCGGCTCGCACGCCCAGCTGGTCCCGGACGTGCTCCGGCGGCTGCGTGTGGCCGGTGCCACAGATATACCCGTGATCGCGGGTGGCATCATCCCGAACGGTGACGCCGAACAGCTCAGGGACGCCGGAGTGGCCGCGGTGTTCACCCCGAAGGACTTCGACATCACCGGGATCATCGGCCGCATCGTGGACGAGATCCGCACAGCGAACAAGCTCGACCCCCTGGAGGTCCCCGCATGACAACGGTCAACCGCCTTCGTCCCCGGCGCTCCTGCCTGGCCGTACCGGGCAGCAACCCGCGGTTCCTGGAGAAGGCGCAGGGCCTCCCGGCGGACCAGGTCTTCCTGGACCTGGAGGACGCGTGCGCGCCGCTCGCCAAGCCCGAGGCGCGGCACACCATCGTCAAGTTCCTCAACGAGGGCGACTGGACGGGCAAGACGCGGGTGGTCCGGGTCAACGACTGGACGACCGAGTGGACGTACCGGGACGTCGTCACGGTGGTCGAGGGCGCGGGCCCCAACCTCGACTGCATCATGCTGCCCAAGGTGCAGAACGCCCAGCAGGTCGTGGCGCTGGACCTGCTGCTGACGCAGATCGAGAAGACCATGGGCTTCGAGGTCGGCCGGATCGGCATCGAGGCGCAGATCGAGAACGCGCAGGGCCTGAACAACGTCAACGAGATCGCGCAGGCCTCGCCGCGGATCGAGACGATCATCTTCGGCCCGGCCGACTTCATGGCGTCGATCAACATGAAGTCGCTGGTCGTGGGCGAGCAGCCGCCCGGCTACCCGGCGGACGCCTACCACTACATC comes from Streptomyces sp. SCL15-4 and encodes:
- a CDS encoding SRPBCC family protein, producing the protein MAQVEATTERVVAADAEKVFDALADYRGTRQRLLPEQFSEYEVREGGDGEGTLVHWKLQATSKRVRDCLLEVSEPTDGELVEKDRNSSMVTTWRVTPAGEGRSRVVVTTTWQGAGGIGGFFERTFAPKGLGRIYDALLANLAAEVEK
- a CDS encoding Rv2578c family radical SAM protein, with the translated sequence MRWDNLTDDSDHGRAADAALFGADAVTTRTFDAPGFRGITFHEVRARSVLNRVPGASRMPFEWTVNPYRGCSHACVYCFARATHGYLDLDTGIGFDTQIVVKVNAPEVLRRQLGSARWRGEHVAMGTNVDCYQRAEGRYRLMPGIISALTDHANPFSILTKGTLILRDLPLLVRAAEVTDVGVSVSVGFLDGELWRTVEPGTPAPERRLEVVRAFAEHGIGCGVLMAPVIPFLSDDPERLRETVRAIAAAGAVSVTPLVLHLRPGAREWFTAWLGRHHPHLVPRYERLYAEGAYAPRWYQRRITRQVHELAEEYGIGPARSGQSRRIRPAVPAPAPAPADPVQLSLM
- a CDS encoding alpha/beta hydrolase; translated protein: MRTRAAALGAAVAVVAGSLTAVPAGAAAAPAPVWTKCATRDSPTLQCASVRVPLDHVDPAGRQITLALSRVPHTARAFEGPLLVNPGGPGGSGLELAGFVASALPESVAARYDVIGFDPRGVGRSTPALTCAPGHFTAPRPDSVPATFALERANLDRARSFAAACGRRYADVLPYMDTVSAARDLDTVRRALGAPRVSYFGYSYGTYLGAVYAKLFPGRVHRLVLDSIVDPSGVWYADNLAQDHAFDDRHRALMAWIARHDAVYGLGTDPARIEDRWYAMRAALAAEPAGGRIGAAELEDTFTPGGYYDGYWPRLAEAFAAYVRRGDTGPLRAAYERLAAVDAGGDNGYSVYTAVQCRDAPWPRDWNRWRADTWAAHAKAPLMAWNNTWYNAPCAFWPTAPLRPVDIAADALPPALLFQATGDAATPYAGGVAVHRLLARSSLVVEQGGGNHGVTLSGNACLDRYLSAYLTDGTVPRGTGPADAVCARTPEPEPLSAKAATASRGSVLHGLLGPRRWRGAAVP
- a CDS encoding GNAT family N-acetyltransferase; its protein translation is MDEQRPHIRPMTLADCDRVSEIRVRGWQHAYRGLVPQPHLDRLGVAADAARRRERFARGDGTVVNLVAERDGRVLGWAALGPYRDGEAYTADAELYAIYVDPEHLGGGIGRALLAAAVKRCPAGARLLLWVLKDNAPARRFYERAGFRADGAQEFFEADGVPVPEVRYVRAPAG
- a CDS encoding adenylosuccinate lyase, which produces MDEEVRSLTERLRQESGGSAAFDRLLATEDRDGLAEVLTAPGQPLWARELAAFRLGRAGDRRAFEALVLLLNHRDPPRCASAAHALARLGDPRTARAAAALATNELRVAYALYPVRLLTALRAPESVPALITTLERRLRPHDPYRRVALACVEGLGALGDDRARRVLNEALAHPALAEAAVRALARLPQQQPT
- a CDS encoding 3-hydroxybutyryl-CoA dehydrogenase; the encoded protein is MAAPLSDTPLSPSSPLKKVAVVGLGTMGTGIAEVLAKAGREVIGIDVAEDRAARALAALEAATARAVERGRLTGTERAEALARVRTATDLGAAADADLVIEVVPESYEIKQRVLCELDGIVRPDTILATGTNALSVTRLAAGSARPERVLGLHFFNPAPAMKLVEVVSSVLTGPEAVAAVTDLAIELGKEPVAVGDRPGFVADGLLFGYLNQAAAMYEAKYASREDIDAAMRLGCGLPMGPLALLDLIGVDTARTVLDAMYAESRDRLHAPAPILKQLSEAGLTGRKAGRGFYTYAAPGSATVVPDALTPAAGDARAAGRPVRSVGVAGSGTMASGIAEVFAKAGYDVVLAARGEEKARAAKARIGTSLARSVAKGRLTAEAAAETLERIVPAGSYDAFAEVDLAVEAVAEDLDVKRQLFAALDKVCKPGAVLATTTSSLPVVACARATSRPEDVIGMHFFNPAPAMKLVEVVRTVLTADDVHATVREVCGRIRKHAVDCGDRAGFIVNALLFPYLNNAVKMVQDHYATLDDIDAAMKLGGGYPMGPFELLDVVGLDVSLAIEKVLHREFRDPGLAPAPLLEHLVAAGCLGRKTGRGFREYARR
- a CDS encoding TetR family transcriptional regulator — translated: MSQPAKSSRTPATPDAPESAAGSRAAAQRLKMRRELAAAAMELFATKGYEATTVDEIAAAAGVARRTFFRHFRSKEEAIFPDHDDTLVRAEAVLNAAPAHEHPLDTVCRGIKEVMKMYAAAPEISVARYKLTREVPTLREAEIASVARYERLFTRYLLGHFDEHAHADDANDDPLLAEVAASAVVTAHNHVLRRWLRAGGQGDVEAQLDHAFAIVRKTFGTGIGAGRESAPRTPAATAAAHGEVLVTVARTDAPLDEVMRTIEQALKERS